Genomic segment of Malus domestica chromosome 15, GDT2T_hap1:
tgagtgcttcttggatcaaaatgagataaggtgggaacaacccatgttagctcttgtcgttcttctggaacggtcttttctccccctaacgacgggaaaactatctcatcaaaatgacaatcagcaaaacgagctgtaaacacatcaccagtcaaaggttccaaatatctaatgatagatggtgaatcaaaacccacataaattcccaatctgcgctgaggtcccattttagttcgttgtggtggtgcaataggcacataaacagcacaaccaaaaactcgtaaatgtgaaatatttggctgatgtccaaacacgagttgtattgatgagtattggtggttggctatgggtctcaatctaaccaatgatgcagcatgtaatatggcatgtccccatgtagaaactggcaattttgttttcatgagcagagtgcgggctattaattgaagccgcttgataaatgcctctgctaaaccattttgagtatggacatgaggaacaaggTGTTCAACATTAATGCCCAGTGCCATACAGTAATCATCAAAtgtttgagacgtaaattcaccagcgttatcaagtcgaatggacttaatgggatgatctgggaactgtgctcgcaacttaattatctgagcaagaagtctcgcaaaagctacatttcgagtagacaataggcaaacatgtgaccatcgggtagatgcatcaaccaaaaccataaaatatcgaaatggtccacaagttggttgaataggtccacaaatatccccttgaattctttgcaaaaatgatggggattcatcatcaacctttagttgtgatggtctaattaccaacttcccttgggaacaagccttgcaaggatTATCATTCGAGACATTAATGTGTTTGCTcagtaatggatgtccattagagttggtaatgattctacgcatcatggtagatcctggatgacctagacggtcatgccaaagcatataaacctttgaatcaatgaacttctggttcatgacagtatatgcctcaactgtctttatgtatgtacaatacaatccactcgataaaccatgcaacttctccaatatacgcttctgggtatcattggaggtaatgcataaatattccacattttctacacttttcgtttcaaggtggtatccatttaaacgtatgtctttaaaactcaacaaatttcgaatggactgagtagcatataatgcattctttatagacaatattgttccatttggtaacataatctgggcttttcctgagccttcaattacatctgatggtcctgatattgttgttacctttacttttgcaagtaccaaattcgagaaatactttcggtctcgaagtattgaatgcgtggttgcgctatctgcaagacaaaagtctccgccattgatcttgttttgagaataaccataatttttatccatgatctctgagtaaagaaaaagcagtttattcatactggaatactacttttattgaattgaaaatgcgaGCATTAAACCATAGGTACAAATAACATgagtacattaaacataaataattcaatcggacccataaacttcattccctctttcattAATAAAGTCTGTAGCATCCAGGTGGGTTGTGTTTAACTGTCCTGATAAATTGGTCACTGGATCAGGGGTTtccattggtttagcctggtcaaggaaattgatctcgacacccttttccttgaaggaggcttgatatagttccaccagatgctttggggtgcgacaagtacgcgcccaatgtccgttgccaccacacctatggcaaccTCCTTCATGACTTCTAGGAGTGTTCACATGAGCTTTTCCTTTCTGGCGATTGGTATTTTTAAAGCTCGGGCCTGGATTATTccttggaacctggttgtgaaactggacaccatggttcttgcttTTCCCTTTCCACCGACCTTgcttgtggccacgtcctcgtttgtaattattgccacGAGAGGATATGGTATTCCTTTCAAGGGAAGcaacattcacttctgggaacggtgctgatccagtaggtcgggaattatggtttttcatgagaagctcattgttctgttcagctaccaggagcacagatatcagctggttgtattcagtgaagcctTGCGCTCTATACTGTTGTTGCAGTACCATGTTAGAGGCGtggaatgtgctgaaagtcttttccaataACATCTCCTCAGTGATAGTATCCCCACAGAGtttcatctgagaggtaattctgaacaacgccgaattgtactcagccactgatttgaaatcctggatcctcAGGTGTGTCCAGTCATAGCGAgcttttggaagaatcaccgttgtctggtgattgtatctgcttCTCAAGGCATTCCAAAGggctaacggatcttcaaccgttaagtactcgctctttagtgcctcatcaagatgacgacgaataaaaatcatggcctttgcccgatcttgagaggatgagctGCTTTCTTCCttgatggtatctccaagatttgctgcttccagatggatcttggtatccaatACCCATGTAAGGTAATTCTTTCcagtaatgtccagggcagcaaaatcaagctttgccaagtttgccattttctttttctgaaagaaaaatgaggtgtgtaagaacttgcaataatatgtgtaCTGGAGAaatatattgttagaacttctggttcttacaaatttttgatcttcaggccaaaatgataagtactcgaaactttaggctcgagatttacacaattaatgagaagggaaattgtaccgcaccattctcatcgaAATAAGTATAGGATGGGTGATTATTCCGCACTACTTTAAAcagcaggaaaatttaaatatgtagagcaaggtggacgattataccgcaccacctaaaattgcgataaaatttaaatatgcaaagcagggtggacgattataccgcaccacctaaaattgcgataaaatttaaatatgcaaagcagggtggacgattataccgcaccacctaaaattgcgataaaattaaatatgtaaagcagggtgggtgattatttcacaccacctaaaattgcgataaaattaaataacgggaaaatttaaatatgcaggatagagcgggcgattataccgctccacttaaaatttgcagtaaaattagatctgcagtccaagataggcgataGAACCGCACAATCTTGGATTGCATAAATAATCAGTGGGTTAGTAGTCAAtatctacaccaaacaagaaatcaaagatataagtgACTGTTAGTTGGAGAACTAGAAGTAAACATGGTGCAAACAGTTCTTCGCGAGGGTATACCCAGCAattgagagagaggaagaagaagaacagtaaaaaccttagaggaaacattttttttttctttcggtgaaaggaaatgagaaatgattagagagtcgtgctgataacgtgttataaataggcaaaatttatagagagataacctttactcggtgaaggaacgaagcagttgcagagtaatataccgacacaagctgttgcagaggaagtaatgtatattattgctattagatatatttctcttttctttcttcttctcattcactaatctttgcacaattgaagtgctctatttatagagctacttctatagaaaattacaaaacattactatttagcttatgagtatatagtatacacatgtgatacttcactatacacattactatacacaagtgggcaaacatacccattaTTTACAACATTTTCTTTAATTACGCATAATTATTATTCAATGTGACCGAAACTTTAATTATGCATAATTATTATTCAATGTTTCCACTACTATTTATCCACTCATACGAAAATGACTCTTCAAGGCCTCCACATTCTCCTTTTCTACCCTGCTAGATTCCAGCTGGAAATTTCATCTCCAAAGTGATATATCAGCCAAATTTGATAGTACCCAAATCTCCATTGCAATTGATGAGAATTAAAGATAAAAAATGCCCAATTCATGCTTCCACCGCAAATCAACAAACTGGAGAGTGGAACAGAAATTGTAGTTTTCAGAGTAcaataaatgataaaatatgctattcaaaaaaaattaacaagtcaCCAGTTTCTCACAATTTAATTATATAAGGATTCGTCAGTTGtctcttttcttttatgttattCAACTTTAAACAGAATGCATAGTATAAAGGCCTTAAATCATATCAGTCCAGGAATAATAGAATCCAATGATTAAAACCGACGTCTGGTAATTTTCCTGTCACGCACACAACAACAATCAAGTTTATCCAAATAAGTGGAGTTAGTTGTATGAATCATAATATAAtcctattttttttactttctgcTACATAGCATAATATATtgacttttatttttatatataatttattttcataCCGCGCCAAGAATGTAAGCTCTTTTGAAATAATATAAGATCCCTCTCCccattaactttcagatttttgCGTATAGACTTTTAATTATTATTGCTATTATCGATCATAATTATTAGGAATATGGATATATAAGCGATGTAATCTAGATAATTAACTTTGGGGTTTAGCAATCATTAATTGTAGCTTCCATTTACAGGCACATGTGGCTCATCTTTTTGCTCCCACTCATCTGGACCGTGCTTCATGCTTCTCATTAAGTAATCCAATCAAATTAATTTATACGAAGTTTGACTGTTTCTCAAcacatatacaaataagtttgactgtttctcaacacatatagtaggagtctcccaagtcgccgagctaggagatttgtcgaatgaggtaacagacaaggtaagcaatcagacttccaagcaagcaacctggatcgaaggttcgacttcggcttcctgttgattgttctccttctccttgtgtcgtaaatagcaccaaggataaggagaagcaaatggagaagagatgatatgaaatacttttgttttttaagaagtaactttccacaagcttattcttgaactggatttgattcaggGTGGtgaacacttgatcttgaatcgggctTATGTAGGCTCAGCTCAAAATATCCCTGCCATGTCCAAACCAAACATGCCAAAAAAATAAGATGTTTTCCAGGAAATGATAGAATCTTGGGCACCACTCATTTCACCACTTGTTCTTTTAGGAGACTAATCTGATACCTGGGACTCAAAATTGCATGCAGCCAGGAAGCTTCGTGGTTGCAAATACAATTTTGACATGAACTGATGTGTAGCGCCAACCGCTACATTTGTCTTGGTCAAAATTGATTTAGAGAGTATGATTCGAGTAGGAATTCTATAAGGAGCTCTTAAAATATCTTTCTAGTCTTTTCTCTTTATAAAAATCTGGTAACAGCTAACACCTTCCAGTTTCAAGAACATGTTACTTAATGACAAATATTGTAGCCAATTCTTAGACGTCAACTACTATTATTCAACATATGACAAGTacttttaaacaaaaaacaaaaaaaaatatcacatgACTACAAGTTAAGGGAATCACTATTTTATGTAGTTAGGGAATCActattttcttctaattttattaaattatttagtAGACAGTGTTATTGGTCCTTTAAAGGGAGGTGGAGGGTGTTGCTTGTTGTCATGCTTGAGTGCTACGACACAAATAATTGCCACATAAGAAGCTATGGAGAATCCTAAGTTCCCTCTCCATCTCTGCCATGTCCACAAGCTTTCAAACTTCATCAACCGAACACATATCCTCGTCCACTCAGTCGCTCTAGCGTTCTTGTTTTACTATAGagcctctttcttcttccaacaCCCCAATACCAAAGCCACAACCCTACCATGGCTTCTTGTCTTTGCCTCGGAAATCCTCCTCGCCTTCGAATGGCTCCTCAGCCAATCATTTCGCTGGCGGACTGTTTCGCGAACCGTGTTCCCAGAGAGGCTGCCGGAGGATGACAAACTTCCGGCAATTGACGTGTTAATTTGCACCGCAGATCCGGAGAAGGAGCCAACCGTGATGGTTATGAACACGGTGTTATCAGCCATGGCAATGGACTATCCACCAGAGAAGCTTCATGTGTATCTATCTGATGACGGCTGTGCTGCCGTGACTTTGAATGGGATGAGAGAGGCTTGGAGGTTTGCAAAGTGGTGGCTTCCGTTTTGTAGGAGGTATGGGATCAAGTGTACGGCTCCGGAGGCTTATTTCTCTGCAGGAGGAGAGGGAGATGGCTACGAGGATGGTGATTCCGGGGGTAGTGAGTTCGTGCAAGAGAAAGAGCATATCAAGGTTAATTATAACAAAAATATTATTCTTACCATCTATTTTTATCATCAATTGtaccatctctctaatagaaATGAGACACATATGTGTACACCAACCGCTATTAGAAAGATGATACAAATAGATAATAAATATAACACTACTCTAAAGAAGATACTTAAAATGGTCAGAATGATATAAGGAGCGCGGAATGAGTGCatgatgacttttttttttagcaattaatatttctcaaaacaaattccTCATGTTTGAAGATACATAAGTATGATATTTCTCAGTAACAAAGCTGATGGTAAAGATTTGATTGCACGAGGCATACGAGGTGTTTAAGAAAAGAGTAACAGAAAATGCAAGGATTGAGGACGCCAGGAGCAACATGCGTCGAGATCACTCTGCAGTCATTGAGGTATTGTTATTTTGTATCCTACATATCACATTGTTTGTTGATTAGTACTTTAGTTTTACAAATTATTTAGACCCATtatatagaaaacttcattttaattcttgtTAAAGATGACTTTTAGACTAAAACCATGaggatcaaaatctaattttagtcccttcATACATTAATcaccttatttattaattatattttgttggttttattatttctctatttcttcctaattttgatgtattaattttatttcattttcattttcattttcatttcattaatggtaatatattttgttgtaaacatttagataaactaatttttgttatacaatatatttcgatgtactttgttttcttcatttaggtacattaaattcattataatacattcggtgcatacatttaggtatACACATTTctgtacatacattttggtgcaaacatttaggtacattaattcaatataatacatttcagtaGATACATTTTGGTACTAACATTTCGGTGCAAACATTTGGTGTACACATTTAGGTacgttaatttaatataatacatttcggtacttacatttaggtacattaattgagtctttcaagtttgaagaatgttaaataaaattaataaattaaaaaaactttttttgtcaaaaaataaattaaaatttgtatattaataaatttaaatatttaatgggagacattaaataaaatacatattaattattttgaattaaggacacatCAAGGGACTATAATCAATATATAATCTAACACcagatttattttaaatttcaatatttttgaaggattaaagttataaaaaaaaaccctaaaataaaTTACCAATGAGCTTTCAGGCTTGGTGGTAAAAAAGAACTTATCAGGGTTTACCACCATTATTACATTCCGGTCTATGCAATGTcacatgtaaattttttttcacatgACATTAAATATATTATTGGATCGAGTCGCTCTCCTTGGTTGACACATCCTTCTGCCCATTGATGTTCTGATTTGTGACAGTCAAATTATTATCccataaaatattaacatgcaATTAGCAACGTTGATCAAGTAAGCCTTGCCTCACAACTCACATGTCTACTTTCCCATTTATTTCCTAATTTGCCAGTATATCCAACAAATACGAAAAAAGTGGTCTCCACACCATTCATACCATTAATTTTTTTCACCATCAGGCCGGCTTGCTATAAGAATCcaacaacaaaaaaccaaaaaaaaaccaaaaaaaaaaaaaaaaaaactcttgcaAGGAAAGACAAATCTCTAAttatatatacaaaataatcCTAGAACCATATCTTGAATTTTGGCAGGTAATACAAGAAACGTCCAGTGAAGGTGATGATGCAATTCAAACAAATGAAGCAAAAAATATGCCTCTCCTTGTTTATGTTTCTCGCGAGAAAAGACCCTCTCATCCCCATCATTTCAAGGCTGGAGCGCTCAATGTTCTTGTATGcatgcatctctctctctttacccTATATAGTTACTTATGTAAGCTGTCAATTGTTTGTCGTGTGTTAAAAAATAATAGTTCGTttcaat
This window contains:
- the LOC139192449 gene encoding uncharacterized protein, with the protein product MANLAKLDFAALDITGKNYLTWVLDTKIHLEAANLGDTIKEESSSSSQDRAKAMIFIRRHLDEALKSEYLTVEDPLALWNALRSRYNHQTTVILPKARYDWTHLRIQDFKSVAEYNSALFRITSQMKLCGDTITEEMLLEKTFSTFHASNMVLQQQYRAQGFTEYNQLISVLLVAEQNNELLMKNHNSRPTGSAPFPEVNVASLERNTISSRGNNYKRGRGHKQGRWKGKSKNHGVQFHNQVPRNNPGPSFKNTNRQKGKAHVNTPRSHEGGCHRCGGNGHWARTCRTPKHLVELYQASFKEKGVEINFLDQAKPMETPDPVTNLSGQLNTTHLDATDFINERGNEVYGSD